The DNA sequence AAACAGGAAGATGTTTTGCACCCTTCGATTGGAGTTCTCACAAATGTACTGGCGGCTCATTCCGAATATTTTAAAGATCGGGAAGAGCAAATTGTAGAAAAAATTAAACTTTTTAAACACTCACGGGTGATTATTTATCCAAGTGATCCGTTTATTTCAAAAATAATTCAAAAAACGTATTCCAATAAAAAATTAATTTCTTTCGGAAAGGAAAATTCAGACATCCAATTAATAGATTTTTCTCTTACCGGTAATACAACAGAATTGAACGTCTCCATTTGGGGGGAAAAGAGAAAATATACTATCCCATTTACTGATAATGCCTCTATTCAAAATGTATTATGTTTAGTAGCCGTACTTTCTGAATTGGGCTGTAAATACGATTTTATACAAGAAAAAATTTTTCATTTGCAACCGGTATCGATGCGTTTAGAACAAGTATCGGGAATTAACAATTGTACTATCATAAACGACACCTTCAACTCGGATTATCAATCTTTGGAAATAGCCTTACAGTATCTTTTTCAGCAAAATAAACCTAAAAAAGTATTGGTACTATCAGATATTTTCCAATCTCGTCTTCCTGAAGCTGCATTGTATAAAAAAATTGCTGACTTAGTTAATTCTTTTCCTTTACATCATGTCCTTTTAGTAGGAGAAAAAATGCACCAATATCAAAGCTTATTTAATGCTATGTTAAAAAGCTTTTTGTCCACGGCAGAAGTTATTAAGTTTTTAGAAAGTCGATCTATAAAAGATGCTGCCCTATTAATTAAAGGGGCCCGTGCATTTGAATTGGAAAAAGTTGCTCAATTACTGCAAGTTCAATCTCATGATACCATACTGGAAGTTAATCTGAATTCACTTTTGAATAATGTAAATTATTTCAAAAGTAAATTAAAACCGAAAACTAAAATTATTGCCATGGTTAAGGCTTTTTCTTACGGTTTGGGAAATTTTGAAATTGCAGAAGTTTTACAATATTATCATATAGATTATCTGGCAGTAGCTTATGCGGATGAAGGTATTAATTTAAGAGACCGGGGGATTTATTTACCTATTATGGTTATGAATCCTGAAATCAGCAGTTATAATCGTGTCATTGAATATAACTTGGAGCCGGAAATATACAGTTTTAGGGAACTTGATTTATTTACACAAAAATTAAAAGAAAAAAGCGTATCGGATTATCCTATACATATTAAAATAGATACCGGAATGCATCGCTTAGGCTTCCAACCCGATGAAGCTCAAAAATTAGGTGACTTATTAAAAGATAATATTTATGTAAAGGTAAAATCGGTTTTCAGTCATTTTGCAGTGTCCGATGTGTTAGAGCAAGAAGAATTTACCAGATTACAAGCGACGAGACTGAAATATTCATTTGATCTATTAGTTAAAATATTAGGTTATCGACCTCTTCTTCATATAGCAAATTCAAACGGTATTCTTAATTATCCCGAATATCAATTTGACGCCGTTCGTTTAGGTATTGGTATGTATGGATATATTGATAACGAAAAGGCTTTAAAAATGCTGGAAAATGTAATTACTTTAAAAACTGTTATCTCTAATATTCACAATCTTAAACCCGGAGAAACAGTCGGATATGGCCGACATTATGTTGTTGAAAAAAATTCTTCTATTGCAACTTTACCTATTGGCTATGCAGATGGTATTCGTAGAATCATAGGAAATGGTAAAGGATATGTAACGATACATGGAATGAAAGCTCCTATCATTGGAAATATTTGTATGGATATGATGATGATTGATGTAACGGGGATTGCTTGCAAAGAAGGAGATCCAGTCATTATAATTGGTGAAAATCCTAGTTTGAAAGAATATGCTGACTGGTATCAAACAATTCCTTATGAAGTCTTAACCTCTATTTCGCCCAGAGTAAAGCGCATCTATTACAGGGATTAATATATTCTTTCCTAATATATTTGTGGATCATCTATATTCTTATATAATTTTGAATTAATAAGCCTATAATTACTATTGGCAACAATAATATTTATTTATAAAAAATTTATAATATCTACAGGTTTAAAAAAACGGTTAAAGTAAAAAAAGTTACTTTATGAAGTTTACAAATAAATTTTACTTAACCGTATAAAATCTCAAACGTATTAAATATTGTAATTTAATTATGCAACCGTATACTTGCTCGTATTAAAGCAATAGCATTTATATGCTCCATTAACATATCTTTAGGCTGATGATGTTGATTCTGTGAAACCAGCTTTATATAATTGTCTCCTAATTCGGATTTTTGGACAAACTTAACGGTAATATATTCACTCCAGTCATCAATTTTTATAGATAGTAAATACATTTCTCCCCAAAAAATTTTATCTAAAGTTATTTCTTTATATAATACTATATCACCACTTTTCAGTAATGGATACATGGAATCTCCTTTCACATATACTCCTCCATCGCAATTAGCTATACCCGGTATACGAATTCGATCCAGAACCGCTTCACTGGAAGTCCCCTTAAAAAGCTCAACCAAACCGGCTGTAGCTTCTAAATCATATAATGGGACATCTTGTATTTCTCTAACAGGATCCGCCGTTTTACGGTGCACATTTATCGGAACAGTAATAATTTCTTTTCCTCTCGGAAATACTGATCCTCTTTTTAACATAGATTCTCTTCCGGTAAGAAGCCAATTTACATTTATTTCATCAAACTTATTGGCAATATCTTCTAATATGTCATAAGAAGGTTTAGTTCCTTCCCTTTTTAATCGGTTTAATTTTTCCGAAGAACTATATCCCAACCCATTAATTGCAAAATCATGAACACTTCTAAATCCTTTATATTTAATGATCTCAGCTATTCTTTCAAAGAAATTTGTGTTATTTTTCATATTTTATTTATTTTTTGCAAATATGTTTGTATGTTT is a window from the Apibacter sp. B3706 genome containing:
- a CDS encoding bifunctional UDP-N-acetylmuramoyl-tripeptide:D-alanyl-D-alanine ligase/alanine racemase, whose translation is MKYSASQLARIIDAQLIGNPDRIIKHVFYDSRNIVSPADGTFIAFKGVRDGHTYMEDAYNKSVRIFITSHIPSMHHDATYLIVDDTVSALQKWARHHATSFPNLLTIGITGSNGKTILKEWLDHCLWDEFSIIKSPKSFNSQIGLPLSLLQITSKHNLGIFEVGISKPGEMDKQEDVLHPSIGVLTNVLAAHSEYFKDREEQIVEKIKLFKHSRVIIYPSDPFISKIIQKTYSNKKLISFGKENSDIQLIDFSLTGNTTELNVSIWGEKRKYTIPFTDNASIQNVLCLVAVLSELGCKYDFIQEKIFHLQPVSMRLEQVSGINNCTIINDTFNSDYQSLEIALQYLFQQNKPKKVLVLSDIFQSRLPEAALYKKIADLVNSFPLHHVLLVGEKMHQYQSLFNAMLKSFLSTAEVIKFLESRSIKDAALLIKGARAFELEKVAQLLQVQSHDTILEVNLNSLLNNVNYFKSKLKPKTKIIAMVKAFSYGLGNFEIAEVLQYYHIDYLAVAYADEGINLRDRGIYLPIMVMNPEISSYNRVIEYNLEPEIYSFRELDLFTQKLKEKSVSDYPIHIKIDTGMHRLGFQPDEAQKLGDLLKDNIYVKVKSVFSHFAVSDVLEQEEFTRLQATRLKYSFDLLVKILGYRPLLHIANSNGILNYPEYQFDAVRLGIGMYGYIDNEKALKMLENVITLKTVISNIHNLKPGETVGYGRHYVVEKNSSIATLPIGYADGIRRIIGNGKGYVTIHGMKAPIIGNICMDMMMIDVTGIACKEGDPVIIIGENPSLKEYADWYQTIPYEVLTSISPRVKRIYYRD
- a CDS encoding S24 family peptidase translates to MKNNTNFFERIAEIIKYKGFRSVHDFAINGLGYSSSEKLNRLKREGTKPSYDILEDIANKFDEINVNWLLTGRESMLKRGSVFPRGKEIITVPINVHRKTADPVREIQDVPLYDLEATAGLVELFKGTSSEAVLDRIRIPGIANCDGGVYVKGDSMYPLLKSGDIVLYKEITLDKIFWGEMYLLSIKIDDWSEYITVKFVQKSELGDNYIKLVSQNQHHQPKDMLMEHINAIALIRASIRLHN